In one Pseudomonas sp. R84 genomic region, the following are encoded:
- the algG gene encoding mannuronan 5-epimerase AlgG: protein MISTRIGSLSLLAGAMLLASAGAFANVEPAKPATTAKELQQAKTYTVSSAPTEALNLAAPKLPDISGYTAEAAAAKVNRSKAGKISVRRMMQEDALKDFIGGDNKMAEWVVRQHGIPQAIFVDDGYMNLKDLAKKLPKQYFSETAPGVYLSKLPIVVGRKGILEIDGQTQELRLSQEAGAFMVNDGQLFVRDTKVTGWREKENGPATFRSPKEFRPFLLAWGGTETYIVNSKMASFGYANSKSYGVSISQYTPNMAKVLKRPEPTGWIVGSEFSDMWYGFYCYETRDFVVKGNTYKDNIVYGIDPHDRSHGLIIAENTVYGTKKKHGIIISREVNDSFIFNNKSYDNKLSGLVIDRNSVNNIIAYNEIYKNHTDGITLYESADNLLWGNKVISNKRHGIRIRNSVNIRLYENVAMANGLTGVYGHIKDLTDTDRDIKLDPFDAQVSLIVVGGELAANGSGPLSIDSPLSVELYRVSMLAPTKSSGISFNGILGERQDEILDLLVRQQKAVLIDPVERQTEMQD from the coding sequence ATGATCAGCACCAGGATAGGCTCACTCAGCCTGCTGGCCGGCGCGATGCTGCTGGCCAGCGCTGGCGCCTTTGCCAACGTGGAGCCGGCAAAGCCTGCGACCACGGCCAAGGAGCTGCAACAAGCCAAGACCTACACCGTCAGCAGCGCACCCACCGAGGCGCTGAATCTGGCCGCGCCGAAACTGCCGGACATTTCCGGCTACACCGCCGAAGCCGCCGCCGCGAAGGTCAACCGCAGCAAAGCGGGCAAGATCAGCGTGCGCCGGATGATGCAGGAAGACGCGCTGAAGGACTTCATCGGCGGCGACAACAAAATGGCCGAATGGGTGGTGCGTCAGCACGGCATCCCGCAGGCAATCTTTGTCGACGACGGTTACATGAACCTCAAGGATCTGGCGAAGAAGCTGCCCAAGCAGTACTTCAGCGAGACCGCGCCGGGCGTGTACCTGTCGAAGCTGCCGATCGTCGTGGGCCGTAAAGGCATCCTCGAAATCGACGGCCAGACCCAGGAACTGCGCCTGTCGCAAGAGGCCGGTGCGTTCATGGTCAACGACGGCCAACTGTTCGTGCGCGACACCAAAGTCACCGGCTGGCGCGAAAAGGAAAACGGTCCGGCGACCTTCCGTTCGCCGAAGGAATTCCGTCCGTTCCTGCTCGCCTGGGGCGGCACCGAGACCTACATCGTCAACAGCAAGATGGCCAGCTTCGGCTACGCCAACAGTAAGTCGTACGGGGTGAGTATTTCCCAGTACACGCCGAACATGGCCAAGGTCCTCAAGCGCCCTGAACCGACTGGCTGGATCGTCGGCTCCGAGTTCTCCGACATGTGGTACGGCTTCTACTGCTACGAGACCCGCGACTTCGTGGTCAAGGGCAACACCTACAAAGACAACATCGTTTACGGCATCGACCCGCACGACCGTTCCCACGGCCTGATCATTGCCGAGAACACTGTTTACGGCACGAAGAAGAAGCACGGGATCATTATTTCCCGTGAAGTGAACGACAGCTTCATCTTCAACAACAAAAGCTACGACAACAAACTCTCGGGCCTGGTGATCGACCGGAACAGCGTCAACAACATCATTGCCTACAACGAGATCTACAAGAACCACACCGACGGCATCACCCTCTACGAGTCCGCCGACAACCTGCTGTGGGGCAACAAGGTCATCAGCAACAAGCGCCACGGCATCCGCATTCGTAACAGCGTGAACATCCGCCTCTACGAAAACGTCGCCATGGCCAACGGTTTGACCGGTGTCTACGGCCACATCAAAGACCTCACCGACACCGACCGTGACATCAAGCTCGACCCGTTCGATGCACAGGTGTCGCTGATCGTCGTTGGCGGTGAGCTGGCAGCCAATGGCAGCGGCCCGCTGTCGATCGATTCACCGTTGAGTGTCGAGCTGTATCGCGTGTCGATGCTGGCGCCGACCAAATCCAGCGGCATCAGCTTCAACGGCATCCTCGGCGAGCGCCAGGATGAAATTCTCGACCTGCTGGTGCGCCAGCAGAAAGCCGTGCTGATCGACCCTGTCGAACGCCAGACCGAAATGCAGGACTGA